The DNA segment TTCCTTGGTAATACAGATTTTAATTTACAATTACGATTTTAAGTTCTTAaatatttcaaaaaaatatatggTATTCTGCTTCTGACATATTATtttgacgttattattttggtATCAGCTCAGATCAATCAAATCACCTTGCACTGAAGCCTCTTCCGGTTTCCTCTTTGACCAATCAGCAATCAGTTCTTTCACTTCCTTCCCGAACTCCTCATGCATTTGCCTAAAGTCCTCCGTGGGGTCTGACCACACCCCCTGAGGCGGGGCGGGGCCATTGATTGGGGCGACCAGCGCGTTCCGTTTGGGCCACAGCTTTGGAGACTTCTTATTGGCTGCCTTGGCGTTGGTGGGTGCGTTCAGGAGCAGCTGCTGCGGAGCACCCAGGTCCACAGAGTCCCTCGCCTCCGGGGCAGGGGGGCTGGTGTAGAAGATGGACCACGGAATGAGGCCTCGAGAGTGGGACTGGGCCAAGCCGTCTCCCCCCAGGCACTGTGGGTCTGCTGGGGTCTCTCCAGCTGCACAAGCAGCctctgatggagagag comes from the Alosa alosa isolate M-15738 ecotype Scorff River chromosome 22, AALO_Geno_1.1, whole genome shotgun sequence genome and includes:
- the LOC125287414 gene encoding sesquipedalian-1-like — its product is MKIHGKILNHYLSCSSSTDKEGYLYKKGEVNTSYQRRWCILKGNLLFYKERPSERDVAGVIVLEGCSVQLCESEEKFAFSLVFSEPGLRTYKFAAEDQASLEGWIKALLLANHGYLALLVKDLQEQYLEAACAAGETPADPQCLGGDGLAQSHSRGLIPWSIFYTSPPAPEARDSVDLGAPQQLLLNAPTNAKAANKKSPKLWPKRNALVAPINGPAPPQGVWSDPTEDFRQMHEEFGKEVKELIADWSKRKPEEASVQGDLIDLS